In Candidatus Liberibacter africanus PTSAPSY, the genomic stretch ATGTAGAATGATCAGTGCAATCACTCATAAAAACCCATTATTTTTTATTATGATATTTTAAGTTGACTACCTTTATTCAAATAGTTTTTGTTCTTATCAAAGAATTTCTATTCATGAACAATATTTTGGATCACTGCCCCAATCTTTTTGTACTTTAACAAAAAGAATAAGATGAACAGTTTGTTCTAGTATCTCTTCTATTTCTTTTTTAGCTTCCAAAGAAATCATTTTGATATTTTGCCCATTTTTACCAATTACAATCTTTTTCTGATTAGAACGCTCTACATAAATAACCTGTCGGATTAATACCGATCCATCTTTTCTTTCTTCCCATTTCTCAGTAGCCACGCAAGAAGAGTAAGGTATTTCTTTGTGCAAATATAAAAATAGTTTTTCACGAGTAATTTCTGCCGTAAAATGAAACATAGGAAGATCCGAAATCTGATCTGACGAATAGATCCACGGAGCTAACGGCAACGTCGAACATAAATAATTTAATATATCATCACATCCATGGCCTTTCGTTGCTGATACCATGAAAGTTTTTTCTATAGTGACCAGTTTATTTGCTATTGCAGATTGTTCAAGCAAACGTTCTGGTTTTACACAATCGATCTTATTCAAAATTAAAATCAATCGATCTGAACGTTTCCCTATTTCTTGGAAAAGATCATGGACATCACTTTGCAATCCACGATGACTGTCCACAACAAGGCAAACAATATCTGCATGCTTAATCGTACTCCAAGATGACCGAATCATGAGTTTATTGTATGAATTATTAGCTTTAAAAATACCTGGAGTATCCAGAAATACAATTTGCGATTCTTTTTCTGAAACAATTCCTCGTACAATTGAACGCGTCGTTTGTACCTTATGTGTCACAATGGAAACTTTTGCACCAACAAAGCGATTAACAAGTGTAGACTTGCCAGCATTAGTAGCACCAACTAATGCTACACAGCCTGAACGACTATTATCTGGAACAATATTTTCTTGTTCATTAGAAAAAATAATTTCACTCATCTCCATATTTTATGCCGATTATACCCAAATCCCTTCACGCTTCAAAATTTCTACGGCTGCTACTTGTTCTGCAGCTCTTTTTGAAAAATCTACTCCTTTAGCTGGAGAAATCCCTGACACCTCAACCATTACAGTAAAACATGGATGATGATCGGGACCAGAACGAAAAGTAACTGTATATATCGGAGTCACGCCAAATTTTGCATGCGCCCACTCTTGCAATTCAGTTTTAGCATCACGACGAATCTTTCCTTCTTTAAGAGCACGATGTTTCCAATATTTTTCCACAAAATCATTTGCAACTTCCATACCACCATCAAGATATAGAGCAGCAATTAAGCTCTCTACAACATCAGCTTGGATACTGGTGATAAAATTACAAACGTCCCTCCTAAGATCAGAGCTCACAAGAATGAAAGAAGAAATACTTAATTCCTTGGCAACTTGGGAACAAGTTTCTGCACTAACTAGAGCATTAAACCGGACAGAAAGTTCTCCTTCTTTAGCAGAATCAAAGTGATTAAAGAGTAATCTTGATATCAAAAGACCAAGAACCCGATCACCAAGAAACTCCAATCTTTCATAACTTTCTTGTGGAGAACGAGAAATACTCGAATGAGTAAACGCCTTTTCTAATAAAGACTTATCAGAAAAAGTATAGCCTATTTTTTCTTCTATGGCTGAATATTGCAATGCTGACATCACAAAATTTTAAAAAACCTATTCCAACGCATATTCGAAATCCAAAGCCAAACTTTAGCAAATGGAGTATCGTCTCCAATAGAAAAAAGAACAATACTAGCACGACCAATCAGATTTTCTTCCGGGATAAAACCAACGTCAAACCAACGACTATCTTTTGACTTATCGCGATTATCACCCATCATAAAGTAATGACCTTTTGGAACGAAAAAGTCTGAAATATTATTACTGGATGATAAAATATTTTCAGAAAGAACGTTATATGTAATACCACTATCCAATTTTTCTTGAAAAATAGGAATATTATTGCTCCAATCTTCTTTATAGTGATACGACAAATATCCTACGGCATGACGTGCAACTGGTATATCATTAATATATATAGCACCCTGCTTAAGTGATATTTTATCACCAGGTAAACCAATGACTCTCTTTACATAATCAACAGTTGGATCTTTTGGCAAACGAAAGACCACAACATCTCCTCGTCGAGGCTGTGAACCAAAAATACGCCCGCTAAAAAAATCATATGAAAAAGGAAAAGAGTATTTGGAATAACCATAAGAAAACTTATTAACAATAATATAATCTCCTACTAATAGTGTAGGAATCATCGATCCACTAGGGATAACAGAAGGCTGAAATAAGAAAGTTCGAATTAAAATAGCAAAAAACAAGGCTTGTAGGATTGACTTAAAAGTATCACTTTTATTTACATTAAAATTGTATTTCAATATCTTTTTTATCCACATATGATCTACTTTATCCTTAAATTATTGTCATCATTCAAGCAAAAAACTGCAAGATAATCTCCTCCGAATATCGTACTCATACTAGACGACTTTCTATAACAACAAACGCCTGAGCAAAAGG encodes the following:
- the era gene encoding GTPase Era, which produces MEMSEIIFSNEQENIVPDNSRSGCVALVGATNAGKSTLVNRFVGAKVSIVTHKVQTTRSIVRGIVSEKESQIVFLDTPGIFKANNSYNKLMIRSSWSTIKHADIVCLVVDSHRGLQSDVHDLFQEIGKRSDRLILILNKIDCVKPERLLEQSAIANKLVTIEKTFMVSATKGHGCDDILNYLCSTLPLAPWIYSSDQISDLPMFHFTAEITREKLFLYLHKEIPYSSCVATEKWEERKDGSVLIRQVIYVERSNQKKIVIGKNGQNIKMISLEAKKEIEEILEQTVHLILFVKVQKDWGSDPKYCS
- the rnc gene encoding ribonuclease III — encoded protein: MSALQYSAIEEKIGYTFSDKSLLEKAFTHSSISRSPQESYERLEFLGDRVLGLLISRLLFNHFDSAKEGELSVRFNALVSAETCSQVAKELSISSFILVSSDLRRDVCNFITSIQADVVESLIAALYLDGGMEVANDFVEKYWKHRALKEGKIRRDAKTELQEWAHAKFGVTPIYTVTFRSGPDHHPCFTVMVEVSGISPAKGVDFSKRAAEQVAAVEILKREGIWV
- the lepB gene encoding signal peptidase I, producing MWIKKILKYNFNVNKSDTFKSILQALFFAILIRTFLFQPSVIPSGSMIPTLLVGDYIIVNKFSYGYSKYSFPFSYDFFSGRIFGSQPRRGDVVVFRLPKDPTVDYVKRVIGLPGDKISLKQGAIYINDIPVARHAVGYLSYHYKEDWSNNIPIFQEKLDSGITYNVLSENILSSSNNISDFFVPKGHYFMMGDNRDKSKDSRWFDVGFIPEENLIGRASIVLFSIGDDTPFAKVWLWISNMRWNRFFKIL